In one Choloepus didactylus isolate mChoDid1 chromosome 1, mChoDid1.pri, whole genome shotgun sequence genomic region, the following are encoded:
- the LOC119532251 gene encoding thioredoxin-dependent peroxide reductase, mitochondrial-like — protein sequence MAAAAGRLLRASVTRHVSAVPWGVSAAATLRPAVFGRKCLANVVWSGYGQAKFAFSTSSSNCVPAVTQHAPYFKSTAVVNGEFKELSLDDFKGKYLVLFFYPLDFTFVCPTEIVAFSDKANEFHDVNCEVVAVSVDSHFSHLAWINTPRKNGGLGHMNIALLSDLTKQISRDYGVLLEGAGLALRGLFIIDPNGVIKHLSVSDLPVGRSVEETLRLVKAFQFVETHGEVCPANWTPDSPTIKPNPTASKEYFEKVNQ from the coding sequence ATGGCTGCTGCTGCGGGAAGGTTGCTCCGGGCTTCGGTTACCCGACATGTGAGCGCTGTTCCTTGGGGCGTTTCAGCCGCTGCCACCCTTAGACCTGCTGTTTTTGGAAGAAAGTGCTTGGCAAACGTAGTGTGGTCTGGTTATGGACAAGCAAAATTTGCCTTCAGCACCAGTTCCTCAAACTGCGTTCCTGCTGTCACCCAGCATGCGCCCTATTTTAAGAGTACAGCTGTTGTCAACGGAGAGTTCAAAGAACTAAGCCTTGATGACTTTAAAGGGAAATATTTGGTGCTTTTCTTCTATCCTTTGGATTTCACCTTTGTGTGTCCTACAGAAATTGTTGCTTTTAGTGACAAAGCCAATGAATTTCATGATGTGAACTGTGAAGTTGTCGCTGTTTCGGTGGATTCCCACTTTAGCCATCTTGCCTGGATAAATACACCAAGGAAGAACGGCGGATTGGGCCACATGAACATCGCACTCTTGTCAGATTTAACTAAACAAATATCCCGAGACTATGGTGTGCTCTTAGAAGGTGCTGGGCTTGCACTAAGAGGTCTCTTCATAATTGACCCCAATGGAGTCATCAAGCATTTGAGTGTCAGTGATCTCCCAGTGGGCCGAAGCGTGGAAGAGACCCTCCGCTTGGTGAAGGCATTCCAGTTTGTGGAGACCCATGGAGAAGTCTGCCCGGCAAACTGGACACCAGATTCTCCTACAATCAAGCCAAATCCGACCGCTTCCAAAGAATACTTTGAGAAAGTGAATCAGTAG